In Lactococcus protaetiae, the genomic window AAAAAATAACGAAGTCATCTGTACTATCAAACTTGATTGATTTTTTTATGACAGATTCATGCTTATTCCATTTTCCACGAGGGATTTTATCGGCTTTTGTCGCAACCAGTATAACGGGAATATGATAATATTTCAAAAATTCGTACATCATAATATCATCTTCAGACGGTTCATGTCGAATATCAACAAGACTCACTACCGCACGAAGATTTTCACGAGTTGTCAAATATTCTTCAATCATTTTGCCCCATTTTTCACGCTCTTTTTTAGATACTCTAGCATAGCCATATCCTGGAACATCGACAAAATGAACTTGGTCGTCAATATTGTAAAAATTTAAAAGCTGTGTTTTACCTGGTTG contains:
- the yihA gene encoding ribosome biogenesis GTP-binding protein YihA/YsxC, with translation MAINTNNLKLTISAASKKQYPENDWPEIALAGRSNVGKSSFINTLLNRKNFARTSGQPGKTQLLNFYNIDDQVHFVDVPGYGYARVSKKEREKWGKMIEEYLTTRENLRAVVSLVDIRHEPSEDDIMMYEFLKYYHIPVILVATKADKIPRGKWNKHESVIKKSIKFDSTDDFVIFSSADKTGFEEAWQAILKYL